The nucleotide sequence AGTTAGACCAATTTGGAATTTTTGTCAAGAGTTTTCGGGATTATGGTCACCCTACTCCTCAGAAAATTAGCCCCAACGGAATATAATTACCCGCACAATTCGTGATTCATTGTTATTCATTGCCTTATCCTCAGTATGGGTGAAAGCAAAAacctattattatgttaaaatcgCTTGTCAAAATAATCGTAACAATATACGATAATGATAATATTTGAATGTATTTACATGATTGTTAAGGAATAAGGAACAATTAattaagcaggtaggtacttattaggaTAAAAAATAaggtctaataaataataaataaggtctctgcctccctggcgcagtggttttattagtgggaggtccggggttcgattacCAGCAAgggtttgtaattttataatttctaaatttctggtctggtctggtgggaggcttcggtcgtggctagttaccaccctaccggcaatgTGTACTAGAGGCATATTATAGACAGTTTTCCTATACAGATTTCTAAGAATCTCACCATCCACACTAGCTGCATTAGGTACCGTGTATCAAGTAAGACCGCAGTCATGCGCAAACCTGTCATCCGTAAAAAAAGGTAATGTTTTATATTGATTGATTGTATGATTGCACTGCTCTATGattcaagtttttttaattagttcCAACCATGTTCCAACCTATTCGTTGTGCGTAACGTGCGTAAGGGTATGGACACAATGCGTGTGTAGACGGCCTAAAGATTTGGAGACAATTTGCGCGGCGAATACGGTACACTGCCGATTAAAAAGCTAAATATGACTTTAAGTTATGATGGTGATGTCATTGTGCTGGTGTAGCACTACTAAAagccattaaacaaaataagaagtTATGACTAAAAAACgtgagaatttaaaaaactaattcaacaacaaaaaaaatatttcttaaaaataatgctactcatacctacctaggtacttattacatAGTAAAAGCACGAGTTAGCACCAAGGTTTTTATCCGGcttcggcaaagccaaaagaaaggttcatgattttagtagtatgtagatatgtaggtttgtatttatgtggtagcgcctaaacaactgcgccgattttgattaatgaggtgtcaatcgattggTTATCATGCCCCGGGTTACTTGGGCTAAATTTGGAAATTGGGATTGGAAATTATGAATATCCAACTGAGGTAGTCAAAATATTCGGTAGTCGTCGATGTTGTGGGTGAAAGCCTTAACGCCGGCAATAATTTCGAAACATCGGAATTGAGCTCGCGTGTAATAGAAAATCCAGTGCATAGTAATTAGGATTGCAGTGTTCTAACATACAACAATGTATGTATTGTTTGACCTGCACTGATGCACAAAAACTCACACCAACATAATGTAGGAGGGCTGGCACAATCATCTATTATTCTCAATGATACGTAAAGAGCACCTACAAAGTTATCAATAATTATAACTGAATAGGCTGATAAACAAAAACCACCAAAAATTGCTAAGTGGTGATGGCCTAGCCTTGTCTTCTTATCCTTTTtccagtgcttgaagaccaaagtcttcgaacagtgcgtgttgccatgACATCGCTTCGACACAATATGGTGGATGGGCCTCATTAGAAAGCTCGGAGTCACTCAGCGGGAGATCGAAAGAGCTatgtttggagtttctctacttgATCAAatagaaataaggagatccgtagaagaaccagggtaaccgacatagctaaaCGTGTTGcacagctgaagtggcaataggcataGTTCGAAAACCTGATAAACGTCGAGGTCCCAAAGagtagcgttggaagaccccctcCTCTGGGTGGagagacgacatcaaacgatttTTTCACAATGAACAGTTGGATTCAAGCGAGCAATACCTACCGTGCcgcgtggaagtccctacaagaaaacTATGTCCAGATGTGGACGGTTGAGAATGATCAtgcggtacgatgccgtgtagaaaccaaatgagtatgggtttaatgaaaactgccataccccttccaggttagcccgcttccatcttagactgcatcagcaCTTGCCACCAggagagattgcagtcaagggctaagtaACTtgtactgaataaaaaaaaggaaaaaatgcaATCTGCTATTCAAAAAGCAGCATTTTAAAAgcttatttataaatttttctaacCCTGATTGCAAATTGCACCCAGGGCTTATAATATTATCCAGTTGCGTATTACCAATTTAAAAGGCAAAACCTATTACAATGTGTTGATTATTCATAACAtaggttatttatttaaattaacactttttacaatatttttacaatGGCGCCAGTTCTTAACAAATGGTTATTTCTATAACTTTAGCAGGTTTATTTGCTGTGCTTCAACTACGTTATCGTCTGATaagctttttgtttttataacataaaagtacctacctaatggacACCTAGTGCCCACAGTGACTGAATCACTGTCTAGTTTTATTAttgacaattttatttattaatattaagatcAGGCAAAATTACGCTTTTGACGGTAGGTACTTCTATACTTCatttttttgcaaatatttACTCAGGTACCTACGAGGAGGCAGGTAATTAATAAAGGCTAGTGACTTAGTGAGCCTCTATTATGTTTACTGTTATTTTCTCTATTCATGAGTGATTCGTAACACTAGTTTTATGAATCACTGAATAAACCGGCAATCTATTAAAATTGCAACAAAACGATTAAACTAAAGAAATCGGTAATTTACGGTAATTCAGCTTTTAGTGCTTCACTATAGCAAGTTAGGCCGGCCGCACATTGGATAACATTTCGGCGgcctaatataattaatattatgttatgtagGGGTGTATAGGACgtcgcgaacgaagtcgcgggcatcagctagtattatcatACCGACGTGGATGGAAAGTTTTCACTTTTCCAGCTAATACGACACAATAAGGCAGAAATGCAGTCCTATTCCTTCTTGGGATGCATTATGTAATCcaataattattaggtaggcactagctgatgcccgcaactttgtctgctcgcgtggatttaggtttttaaaaatcacgtgggtACTATTTGATTAtccgggttttttttttctttaaatctggctttactctgattagccaatgtcaagtttgtgatattttcaagttattgaatttatacaagtatgtactccgtctgcgccggcgcccgccgacatacgcgcggcgcccctttagaacgcttcccagtcagttccaccaccaaaaaaacaccaactaacacaaaaaccagccactcttaacaaaaaaaacactccaaacaagcacagcacgcgcgccagcaaacgccatcgcagaccttatccgggatagaaagtagcctttTCAGTCTTCAGGTCTTAAAAATacacatgcaaaaaatcacgtttcCTTCGAATCCTTCAATCTGTCGTTCCGTTCCGTtacgacatgattgaaggacaaaccaataaataaacacGGTTCGCTTTCATTTACTTATtcactttaattatttatttaaaagtgtccgtctgtgatttcgaaataactttctcatattaagctcatatggttccaactcctcaatcctgatgctgcaggggatctgaccaatccacgcgggcgaagctgcgggcatcatctagtcacacttcacactaatattataaaggcgaaagtttgtgtgtgtaagtgtgtgtgcgtgtgtatgtgtatgttcgttactctttcacgcaaaaactactggacggatttggctgaaatttggaatggagatagataatatctaggattagcacgtaggctactttttatcccggaaaatcaaagagttcccacgggatttcgaaaaatctaaatccacgcggacgaagtcgcgggcatcatctagtttataatatgaataggaTAAGTAGTGATAACAGCAGCGCGCAGTGTACGTCGATCCTAAAACCTGTCGGTAGCGCGGCGGGAGGGATCGAttcggcggcgcggcgcggcgcggcggtggcggcggtggcggcggcCCGCGATGGCGCGGCGTTGCCGCTCCGCGCGTGTTTTGTTTGGGTTGCGTGCACCGGCgccccgcgcgccgcgccgcgcccgcgaTGCGACAACGCCGCGCTTCCGACCCAAACgtcatttataaaaaacttttcAACCGTTCGCGTCGAGTTGAATTACTTATTTGTTGTTTGTGAACTTGTGAAGTTGCTAGAATAgtgaatagaaataaaaattagagaTTTTGTCCCTTTTCTGTTTTAATCAAGTATCTCTATTCCCCTAAAAAAAAACCatcgataaaattattatttttattaggtaagtatgtacttgGTAtgtatcagaagtgggatgacagaattatttttaaaccagcTGGGCAAGCTGGGCTcgtgatttttttattccaccCAACTAATCAGTGGTTATTCTTTAGGTAGGCATATCAGGAGAATAAAAAGATTCTATCAAAAAAGGAATTCCATTAATAGTCTAGCTTAGTGGGTATCTATCGAGGAAAAGAAACTTGTTTTTTTCTAATTAGGTATTTCTTCTTCATAATCTAAGTAACCTGATTTTTTGAATAAACTGTAAACTCATAAATCTATGAATATATAGgtgggtaggtactaggtactaggtaggtacctattcgtacctaatacctagctatatttagtacttacctatctacgttaccgtttttgatatattttccAAACCAAATTATTTCCACAATGTTTCCAAATTCCCATATGTCTCGAATGATAAGAAAGCCAAAAATGCTATGCTGTTAAATTGTCtccttcaatttttttttgtattaatgtTATCAATTAATATCAATCTCAAGATTAATAAAAGTAAACGGAATAATAAAACAGCCTGATCCTACTCGGATTTCTGGTTAGACttgattcaaaaataaataaataaaagaaattgaaTACCGTGTTCTGaccttttagtttttatattttttgtggtTTCTATTGAATCTCGGCCCTATTCCGTAGGGTTTTAGCATTTCTTATTTTGTCGACGCTTGTTTGAATAACATCTAATGGGCATTTAGGTTGTCcttgtttttcatttataatacatataattaaaatagttaGCTAACTTATTAGATTTTAATTAACTGCTTCAATAATTTCTAACCTacgctaatattatacatagttagtttgtaagtttggatgcaggtggtaagtaggtacctaatctctGTAACTAATGATCCAAGtctaaaaattcttttactgATTCAATTCAAAAAGAAAATTCTTATTCCTACTAGTGTACTAAGTTCCTTATATCATAATTAATAGCCTATCGTCAATTTCGAGGGGGAAATTTTCTTAAAATACAGGCTATCCgctcgggttatgtgggatttctacccactaaaacctctTCGGTAGCCCTCCTCAGCACATATTAAGAAGCTCCGGGAACTCTGAAGAACGAGCGCCGGCGCCTCCTCGTGCGACGTCTATAATTGGGCTCCTAGCGTACCTAAACTAGTAGGTATCTTTTTCACGAGGGGGGTTTTCTAGTcagaagtagggttgccaccattgattttgaaagagccttCATTTGATtgagagctttcatcgaaaacgctatgttacttttaaaatataacaaaatgacCATACTAACACTACATTAGTATGTACAttacacccgtgcgaagccggggtgagtcgctagttgaaaataaatgagatgaaatgtgataagtacctactttcgaGAAGATTCAAGGGACATAAGCTGGGATAAACAAGAAGGTGAAGAAAaagatttaattattataattattattgatcatttaatattttcaatcataattattcatggcataatattgtatatcaaatctttgaaaagaataaccactgagtttcttgctggttcttctcggtaggaaaggcattctgaaccagtggtagatgctcttgacgattcaaaaagacgattgtaaaagtctaattgaataaaaatattttgaatttgaatcgtcaataataattagaatttattttaagGCATTGCATCGCTTCTACATAGTCGTAGATAAAATAAACTTCCGACGGGAAAaatctatacctattattttccTGTAGCGCAGTTTGCCTACTCTACACAGCTACAGCCTACCAAGTTCCTGCAATACCAGGCCTACCTGTACCTGCCTGTTCTTGAAATACCAGGTAGGtggcaaagtgcgagtcagactcgcgcaccgagggttccgtactgcagtcgtatttttttcgacgttttagaatgtacaggtaaagcacattcataatatgataccccttggtatagtaatcttactttaaaagttgaaaatactaattattggTTCACgacatatttttttgcgatgtaaccacagattcacggttttaggatttttccttcggtgtgctataagacctacctacctgccaaacatgattctaggtcaacgggaagtaccctataggtttcttgacagacccgatagacagacaacaaagtgatcttataagggctCTTTATCCTTCTAAATAAACAAAACCAGCTCTATGTTATAActgatattatatttaacattttcaatttaattgatATGCAATTTACTTATAACAATAACTCATCATGAAGATTAAACACTCTCAAAACCTCACCAAAAGGTACATAACACAGTGTTAATTTTAGTAaccatacaatcttttcaactTTCACGTAATAACTAATCAGTGTGGAATGACTACGAATTAAAGGTACTTATCTAATAAATTCTACCGTCTTCTTGGCAAAAAACCAACAATAACTTTGTTTCTAGCCAAAGCAGTccaaaacttaataaaaataattgagtcCAGTATCCCTTGGATACTATTATGCGCACCTAGCTACTTAAAGTAGCATGATTCCTGACACATCACCTTAAAAAATGTAACTAATGCGTCGAATTGTAATTCCCCTGAGCATTGAtttcatttataattatatCTTGTATTTTACTCCGTATCCTCAACTTGCGAACTGGTTCCAGCTCTCTAAAATACGGAACCAAAGACTTTAGAAACATCAAGTCATAATCGACTTCGGACGACTGCCTTCTTTTGACCGGCAACGGATCCTGCTCTGGTTGGAAATCCACAGCGAATTCAAACGGTACATTGTTACCATCCGATTCATCCATGTCTCTATCATTGACTTCTTCCTTAATAAATTCCTCAGATTCCGTGCTGGTGTTACTGACTTCTTTAGGATCGTAATCAACTAATTGtgcatttttgtttttgtgcaGAAACCACATAAGTTTGAAGTGCCGCCATTTGCCTGTGTACCGGAGTTCGCCTTGCGAGTTGGTTTTGCATTTCTTCATTTCCCTTTTGAATATGTCTCTCATGCTCTTCCATTTGGCTCGGATGACGGTTTCTATAAAAGAAGATTAGTGATTTAAGTATTTAGTCATTACCTTTACACAACATTGGTTTTGAGGAATGCATAGTTGGTAGGTACCTGTATATTTATCTATGCTTACCTAATTCAAGCACTAAATGACCGATTTCCCTCAACATTCAACGTTCATATCACGTCAGATAAGTTCACATGtgtagcacagttcacgacaattAGGGACCTTGTAACAAAATGTTTGTAAAACGTCGAGACTCACAGgtctggcaggcgtcaaatgttcctatgtaGCATTTGACGCTAGATTGGTCTATGAatagcctatttttctttgacttCACGTCATCTATAGCCTCATATGTATTTGACATCATCGactcaaaccgagagttccctcattcTAGATGACTCTGAAATCTGACTGTAGTCAGCTAATATAATAAGCAGGTAAATATCTACATACCTAGCTACCTatttaactaatattttttacctcgataaatattaaagtaagtacctacttatccaaaaaaaaaccgTTCAATAGGTAGTTTGATCACGAAAAAGCcaagctgattcctagttccagGAATAAACACACGGTAATTTGAAAAGTAACACAACCCTAAGGCAAAAAAGCAACTGGCGCCAAACGGATCTTCCATACTTCTTCCTCATAGACTAGTACTGCCATCTATCAATTGAACATAGTAAACAAAGGTTCGAAAAGTGCAATCACCTGGTATGTTCAGAGCTGCGGTGATCTCCTCCCACGAAACCGCTACGCGTCCTCTGTTCTTGTGGTCTTCATCATCAGGATTCCAAAGGCAAGGTCGCTTCTGTACTTCCAGtacaatatttattaaagttttccTGCTGACTTTAAGATTCCTTGATGTCATTTTTGACGCAACGAGTGAACAAGTCGTTGTCGCTACTgtgtaaaaactttttttttaagtctaTGGCGACTAGCTACTTTTCCACAAAAAGTTTCAATAGTATTTTGAACGCGACTTGACGCGATACGTAACTCGCGGCGACTAACGCTCACGTAGGTTCAAGCGACTTGTAAAATCAATGTAGGCAGTGGATCGTGTCGTCGCGTCGACCAACCGAGCGACGCGACGTTGCCGCTTCGTGCGTTTTCGCGGTCGCTACACGCTGATTTAATCGGCAGTCGCGACATCTCCTTTTTCTTATCGTTTGTAGTCATTACATCAACAATTTTCATGTAGCATTTTCAAATCACTCTTTCGTTGTGCggaaaaaaagttttttttcctacgtcttattaaaaataatatttttttcaacccCACCTGTTTTTTACGATACAAACTATACTATGATCTTTTCACAGCTCAAGCATGGCATAAGCATCAGGCAGTGGGTGGGATTCAGCGAgagtacatacatacctacaccgAGTTCAAGACCATAATAGTAGATGGCGCTTATTGAAACAAAGCAGAAATTGTGATTTATAGAAAAATCGATTGTATTATccttattttattctattttaaaattaaataactacaACTGAGCGGCTATAGCCGAGTGGTTATGACGTCTGCcttctattaaaaaaacattagactgcatcatcacttaccaccagatgagattgtagtcaagggctaacttgtatattttgaataaaaactcGATCTTgggcaagcacctctaacttttcggaattctgCAGGTGGGAGGTAGTTGTCAAGGTTAAATACATTGTCATTTGCTTAAAGGAAagtatcgtgaggaaacctgcaaagatgtgaagtctaccaatccacacttggccagcgtaatGGACTATGGcactcttctcattctaagaggagataCGTCCTAGTAGTGAGCCGGATCATGACCATGACGATGATAAAGTGTCCACCTTCAGTCATGGTTCCATGAAAAAATCgctattttaaaatcttaatcGACCTATTTAGGATAGGTACAAGTTAGGTGTTCTACTAAACAGGTCTCCTTGATTGGCTGCCATGGTCTCAGGCTCAGAGTTGGTGCTTTCTTCCCACAAGTGGGTTAAGAAAGTTGGAGAAGAGAAACCCGTTGTTTTCCACGCTACGCATTTATTCAACATGTAACTGGTGACAATACAAAGTTGTGGGACGAggaattaataaagaaaaagcaTTTCTTCCTTACAATTTGTACACACCAGTCGCACACAAGTATTTATTGATTTACCATTTTTGCTTCtgggtacatattattttagtttcgACAGGAGTTATGCTTATGATTATGGTATCAGGTGTGCTCAATGAAAATGATCAATTACTAAACAAAAAGTTCATTATTTTGTCCGACAGTCTAAGAGTAGTACCCGTAGTCAACTTTGAATATCAACAAATAACTAATACTTATCACTCAAAAAAGCTTTTATGAACTACCGTGTCGAATTGAGAATCCCTTGCGGCTGACCACTGAtttcatttataattatatCCAGTATCGTACTCCGTAACCTCAATTTTCGAACTGGATCTAACTCTCTAAAGTATGGCACCAAAGATTTCAGAAACATCAAATCGTAATCATCTTCAGACGACTGCCTTCTTTGAACCGGCAATGGATCCTGTTCTGGTTCGAAATCCAATGTAAGCATGTTACTCTCCTCAAATGGTACGTTGTGGTCGTGTGATTCATCTACATCTGTACTATTATTGTCTATTACTTCTTccttaatattattttcctctgtGCTACTGTAGCTATCTTCCGCTGGATCACACTGAACTAATTGCGCTTCTTTATTTTTGTGTACAAaccacagcaatttgaaatgcCGCCATTTGCCTGTGTACTGGAATTTACCGTGAGAGTTCATTTTGCACCTCTTCATCTCCCTTTTGAATATGTCCCTCATGATTTTCCATTTTGCCTTGACGAGAGGTTCTGTGAAAAAATTAGTTGCTTGTTACTACCATTTACCTGAATAACTCATATCTGCCTATGGAGCAAATACGGCCAGAATCATTGATAAAACTTTGGGAGTTTTCAagatttgttttgaaaatatgatCCTTAATTGGACAGACAGTTGGACACACAATATATTGCGATGCGCACACTATTATTAGTTCAATGGATGCGCACGAGATATACTGTCTACCTTCCTAACCTAGATGTAGTTCTCGCTGCGCTCGCTTACCTTTACCTATGAACCATCTATAAAGagttctcatcatcatcatctatatATTATAGAGAGTTCGGAGTTTCCAGTGCTAACCAAATTTGTAAACCATcagaatattatgttatagATACCTATATCTATAACCTGGCtcggattattattattaacaattaacATATAGATAAATTAATGTCCGTTAGGAAAAAATCAACGACTTTCTTTGGAAGGGCTTGAAAAGCGCCATCTATAAGGTTTTTAACcatcgattttggagcgccacctaggttttatttatttttatgtttttgacgGACTTGCCCTAGAAAGTCCCTCACTGACGCCAAACGGGATCTTTTGCTTCTTTTGACTATCTATGGAataagcaataaaaaaaaaattcaacatcACCTGGTATGTTCAGAGCTGAGGTGATTTCCTCCCACGCGACAGCCATGCGTGCTCTGTTGTTGTGGTTTTCATCATCAGGATTCCACAGACAAGGCCGCTTATGTACTTCTTGTACAATATTTAATAAAGTTTTCCTACTGAGTTTGGGATTTCTTGCTGtcatttttgacattattaaaaacttaaacgCGACTTGACGCAATAAGTAACTCGCGACGACTAACCGCTTACGCTAACGCTTGGCTGTATAAGCAACTTCTAAAATCAATGTAGTAGTGGCACGTGTCGTTGCGTCGACCAACCGCGACGTTGCCGCTTCGTGCGTCTTATTTGTTGTCGCTTCTCGGACTCACAACAAAACTTTTTTCTTATCGTTTGCCGCTATCCAAATTATAGTATTTGTCAAATATATAcagaaactaaatattttactcacatataggtaggtactatttaaattataaatatcaaCGAAGATACAGGACCTACCTAAGTTATTTCTTTAACATTTACCTATAGTCAAGCCTATAGTACgtcttttttttctaattttttacaCCGAAAACGAAACAATTTTTTTCCACATCATCCGTTTTCAGAATATGAACTACGTTATCACTAATCAGTGATTATCACCGTTACCTACGTTGCATGAGTTTCACGTTGTGGTTCTGAAACATATTCATAGATGGCGCTTTATATGGGAAACAATATGTGGAgaaaaaagctgaaagttctatttatttatttatttatttatttaattaattaattatttaattagaacggaccttttaagtccaagTCTATGCTTATTTGAGTAAAGGCCGAAGGGAgatttctttttacccgactgcggcaaagccaaaaggaagggttatgattttagcagtctatgtatgtatgtatgtatgtatgtatgtatgtatggtatATATTtgggtatgtatgtgggtatgtatgtttgtatccagattctgtgtgttccaccgtagcgcctaaactactgggctgattttgatgaatgaggtgtcaatcgatttgtgctaaaggtccgggtgaaataggctacatttgatacgaaaaaattgacctagcgGCGCGGAtgttaacattaaaatataccaagccacagaaaaacaattttactatacctaACTAATATtacagcgtttattaagacgatcgcagtcgggttttatttTTCCACTTTATCTAGTTAAATTAACagtgctctctccgtcactcgtttcatacaatcgtagttccaatttcatttgaatattaagcaaccaaagtccatgaaattttgcagacatattctagaaactaatatctgtgtctcgAGATACTCCCGAGACACAGAATACtctcgagagtagtggaaaagtcttgtgtggtggtgcatgtgagtggtggtggcagtgcttgcttgggaacttggctttattgcttggttggggagataagcggtgcttagctagtaactgcatgtttgaccatacagattttttctgttggcgtattatagcaaaataatttttaactgtttcttgctaaacatgaacttccgcaaagtaacgcctgattctatccaatatttaacgcggcggtctccgttttcgtcgatactaaagtttactaaaatggaaataagttaggaacgcatggatcgaaaaatttgaaattaatatataatatttttcattatatccccttggatttggtccgataaaaacatgattggacaaactttcctcgatagaaaaaaaatcagaagtttggtctaaaaccttagacttttgggtttttctctttaatgacaaagctcttaaagacgtaactttcaccataggtgtaaaacaatcaaataaataattcggtccgatcatttcacagtaagtgctatatttcaaattatattctaaattatttgatttcacgcttcctcgcttattctcttcaaatcgcgtacagagcgagtacaaagaattttcgaccctattgttgagtgttatgggccgtaattacgttatcttgtcagtcatacccgtcgcctcagcgcggcaggacctgtttcgggtttcataagcattttgtcatactgtaattgcacagaatgccatagagtagtaaattcagtactatgtaataaagtatttttatttaggatttttctagattttaagataagtttatattgtgcatttattacattaaaaaagtaattattttaaaaagaatgcagtaaacagtacattgcagtgtagtgaagctaatattaggtcattatagaccaggacttataatttgaaaataaaaattaattaatctgagtgctctatcccggtagctcaaagatcaaaaaccaaacttgtaaaatgcataagtattagaagataagatggaaaaaaaactttattgatatcaattta is from Maniola jurtina chromosome 14, ilManJurt1.1, whole genome shotgun sequence and encodes:
- the LOC123871706 gene encoding transcription factor Adf-1-like; protein product: MSKMTARNPKLSRKTLLNIVQEVHKRPCLWNPDDENHNNRARMAVAWEEITSALNIPEPLVKAKWKIMRDIFKREMKRCKMNSHGKFQYTGKWRHFKLLWFVHKNKEAQLVQCDPAEDSYSSTEENNIKEEVIDNNSTDVDESHDHNVPFEESNMLTLDFEPEQDPLPVQRRQSSEDDYDLMFLKSLVPYFRELDPVRKLRLRSTILDIIINEISGQPQGILNSTR
- the LOC123871707 gene encoding uncharacterized protein LOC123871707 — protein: MTSRNLKVSRKTLINIVLEVQKRPCLWNPDDEDHKNRGRVAVSWEEITAALNIPETVIRAKWKSMRDIFKREMKKCKTNSQGELRYTGKWRHFKLMWFLHKNKNAQLVDYDPKEVSNTSTESEEFIKEEVNDRDMDESDGNNVPFEFAVDFQPEQDPLPVKRRQSSEVDYDLMFLKSLVPYFRELEPVRKLRIRSKIQDIIINEINAQGNYNSTH